The following proteins come from a genomic window of Corallococcus sp. NCRR:
- a CDS encoding ImmA/IrrE family metallo-endopeptidase — translation MTEQWLVEAVTQSRLSFPPGFPRDIATEAPRRHPLDLVGLPGLTVEGVRQWLAQHGLPDELSGADRRLYGCMVARAGAATLFFDSDDSEAEQRFTLAHEVAHYVLDHLLPRTRALDFFGEDILPVLDGERAPRVDEYMGSRFSDVPLGLQVHLMDRGEGGDVDSGAVLLAEQRADHLALELLAPMTAARAQLNEVSAMEGPRCLEAVFGLPTAAARTYARMLRKRRRHPEFSVVDFFGDDER, via the coding sequence ATGACCGAGCAATGGCTGGTGGAGGCCGTCACCCAGAGCCGGCTCTCCTTCCCTCCGGGATTTCCCCGCGATATCGCGACGGAGGCCCCGCGGCGGCATCCGCTTGACCTGGTGGGACTGCCGGGGCTGACGGTGGAGGGCGTGCGCCAATGGCTCGCCCAACACGGCCTGCCGGACGAGCTGAGCGGCGCCGACCGGCGGCTCTACGGCTGCATGGTGGCCAGGGCCGGAGCCGCCACGCTGTTCTTCGACAGCGACGACTCCGAGGCGGAGCAACGCTTCACCCTGGCTCACGAGGTGGCGCACTACGTGCTCGACCACCTCCTGCCCCGGACCCGGGCCCTGGACTTCTTCGGCGAGGACATCCTCCCCGTGCTCGACGGCGAACGGGCGCCCCGGGTGGATGAGTACATGGGTTCGCGCTTCAGCGACGTGCCCCTGGGCCTCCAGGTGCACCTGATGGACCGCGGAGAAGGCGGCGACGTGGACTCGGGGGCCGTGCTGCTGGCGGAACAGCGGGCGGACCACCTGGCCCTGGAGCTCCTCGCGCCCATGACCGCAGCGCGCGCGCAGCTGAACGAGGTGTCCGCGATGGAGGGCCCCCGGTGCCTGGAGGCCGTGTTCGGTCTGCCGACGGCCGCCGCGCGGACCTACGCCCGGATGCTGCGCAAGCGCCGTCGGCATCCGGAGTTCTCCGTGGTCGACTTCTTCGGTGATGACGAAAGGTGA
- a CDS encoding RNA polymerase sigma factor → MDVFLTFMDPLIRALKRNPGCNDDDANDSAIDAVYAYLQKPLKYDPHKSSLSTYLGRIALRRAQDRFRSSSARTLRNRDFGGAVAVWSREPNKDMETRAEVDLILKKFDQAGFSERDQACLRLMLTGERSTDRLAEVLGLMHLPQLERRREVKRNQDRLMKALKRLFEEGHDDES, encoded by the coding sequence GTGGACGTCTTCCTGACGTTCATGGATCCACTGATCCGGGCATTGAAAAGGAACCCGGGCTGTAACGATGACGACGCCAACGACTCGGCCATCGACGCGGTGTACGCGTACCTCCAGAAGCCCCTGAAGTACGACCCCCACAAGAGCAGCCTGAGCACCTACCTGGGACGCATTGCGCTGCGTAGAGCCCAGGATCGCTTCCGCTCCTCCAGCGCCAGGACACTCCGAAACAGGGATTTCGGGGGTGCTGTCGCAGTTTGGTCCAGGGAACCGAACAAGGACATGGAGACCCGCGCGGAGGTGGACCTGATTTTGAAGAAGTTCGACCAGGCAGGGTTTTCCGAGAGGGACCAGGCCTGTCTGCGACTGATGCTCACCGGAGAGCGGTCCACGGACCGCCTGGCGGAGGTGCTGGGACTGATGCACCTGCCCCAGCTCGAACGCCGGCGAGAGGTGAAGCGAAACCAGGACCGCCTCATGAAGGCGCTGAAGCGCCTCTTCGAGGAGGGACACGATGACGAATCCTGA